TTTCAACATATCAGTGAAATATTTACCAGGCCCTGGAAACCGTTTTTTTCaacatatcaaggacatttaGGACACATCTAGGACACATCTAGGATACATCTAGGACATTTCTTTGAATGAGTTTCAAAAAGAATTTTCCAAAATAATACGAATATAGAATGGTCAAATTTCAATACACCTACTGTATAGGAAAACACCAGAATAAAAAGTTTGACATTGAAATAAATATAATACATGAACCTTTTTGAATATTCACAACAATATTTTATTAAAGACAAAATCAAAATGTAATCTAAATCTGGTTACAGATCTGTAGCAGCTGTCCCTACTGTTGAACACAGTGAGGTCTGTTTGACAGAGTGGAAATGTCTCCTCTAAGTCAGTCTGAGAGTACACAACTGTACCAGTGTGTTGAGGTTTACATGGTTTTAGGCCTGGATTCAGTCTGGACCACTGAAGATCCGCACTAGTGAAATTTAAAAGCTAACAATCCTGCATTTGCAGAGAAtgcattcacggtaaatgctGTATATATGGGCTCCATTTCGGTCCGGATTGAATCTAGTCCTTGGTCATGGTACAAGCTTCAGAACCTCTACAGTAACTTGTTACACAAAGACATGCAGACAGAATGAAGTGGATGGTTATAGGTTCAGCTCTCACTTACTGGCCGATTTAAGGTAAAACATTTAACTTCAGTGTTCTTCATAAATTCAAGTCaaatataaaacaaaaatgcatTTTCAACATCAGATGTCTTGGTTCCCACTAGGCAGGTTTGTCCACTGAATATCAGACTATATTTAAAATACTATTTGGGGTCTTTCACTTATTTTTCAGGTTCAGACATGGTTTAAAATAATATTTACTGTAAGGTCTTTCAATTATTTTCAAAGACATTTGTAAGGAAATATTtggatattttatatttgaaaacaGAAGTAGTTTAAtattgtaatgtatttttttttaaatactcccATGATTTAGAACTTCTACAGTAGAACATTTACAGACACATTATTTGCAACCTTCTACTGTAGACGTTCTAACGCTTTTCTAATAGCTGGCTATTAATTAGAAAATATTAGAAAAAACATGCAAATACTTCCAATAGAAGAGGTAGATTCCGTTGGGATACAGTACACTGACATGTCCAATTTATGGACCCGTATATAAAGAAATGTCAGTCTGCCTCTAGATCGTCTGGTGCCGGCCTACGCCTGGTTCCTGTATAGCATCGTTTACTGTAGCTTCAGACTTTCCTCTTTACATGACCTCATCAGTCTGCGTCCGACTCAGGATCAGACCTGTCTCAAAACTACTGTTGTCCAGTTTCATGTTTACAATGTCACGCACTGGTTCTGTTACACCATCAGCTGTGTTTTTTTGCTGTAGCGCCGTTAGCGTTGGTAACTGTGGCTCCATCAACTTGATCAACACTACTAGACTAAGGCTGGCTTGTTGTGATACCCATTAGAATGCTCTGCTCCTCATCACCTCCTGTAGTACCACCTCTGTCTCCTGTGGAAAATCCATTGGCCCTGTTGCACCACCTCTGGCTCCTGAGGTATCACCTCTGTCTCCTGTGGCTCCACAACCTAGATCAACATGGATCAGTGTTATATTCGTAATTAACCAGATAAACAGAGTTCAGTGTTTTAGTCATAATTAACAATACACTGCAGTCCATCTAACTACAGAATGAAATGTACATAGGGCCAGCTGATTTTCACATACTAGACACTAATATAGTATTTGAATGTAAATGGAGATAGCATCTTTAGATGTGTCACtgacagagtaattacagactGAGAGAACTTTATAAAGTACTGAATCTGATTTCATTACAGGAAATAAAACATCGGAAATTGCAACTTACATTTTTTGTACACAAAATAACCCCCACCGAAGCCAAACACAATCAATACTGTAGTGATAACTCCAATAATTCCGGGAGAAAAGCCTTCCTGAACATCACCTGTGGGGAAAAGACAAGATGAGTGATTAAGTTTTCAGTTAATGAATATTAGGCAGTGAGTGGTGGTGTTACGTCCTGTCACATGCACCTGCAGGGTCTGTGTTAATGCTCTGATTGGAGCTGACGATGGTTGTGTTGCTCACAGTCTCTCTCAGAACGGGGTTGAAGATATGGCAGGTCACCGTCTGATTTTCTCTTATATTCACTTGGCTCCAGACGGTGTACAGTCCACTTTCAGGATCAGGTTGTCTTTTGGTCTGTACTTCCCACGGGTCCAGAGTGCGGTTCTGAGCCAATGGGACGTCCTGGATGGTCCATGTGACGACTGGCTGTGGGTATCCCCCCTGGGTTGAACACGTGGCATTCATATTTGTCTTGTTCACAGTCACACTGGGTGTCGGGAACCGTGCTGAAAGTGAACAAAGCAAAGAGAAGAAGATGTTAGAAATGTGCCATAATAACGTTTGATGATTTCCTACAATGACAGAATTAGTGCTGTGAATAATTCACACAGGTGgacatggaatggtatcaaacacatccacTACATGGTTCCCATGTGGTTGACGCTATT
The Salvelinus fontinalis isolate EN_2023a chromosome 23, ASM2944872v1, whole genome shotgun sequence genome window above contains:
- the LOC129821509 gene encoding butyrophilin-like protein 10; this translates as MYSFNKGEENRHQDNLYTNRTKAFGSEMSSGNISIKLSQVTLEDEQNVYWAFATLFDENDKHKRGCQNILHVAARFPTPSVTVNKTNMNATCSTQGGYPQPVVTWTIQDVPLAQNRTLDPWEVQTKRQPDPESGLYTVWSQVNIRENQTVTCHIFNPVLRETVSNTTIVSSNQSINTDPAGDVQEGFSPGIIGVITTVLIVFGFGGGYFVYKKCCGATGDRGDTSGARGGATGPMDFPQETEVVLQEVMRSRAF